The Setaria viridis chromosome 6, Setaria_viridis_v4.0, whole genome shotgun sequence genome includes the window caacagatacaattagcgccggaaaaaacctttgcggaaatatacaatttcctacacaaacaaacattcaaggatttcatactacttccatacaacttcaagtaagtgtgtgtataccgtctactttcgatgtctttttccttatctctacatgttagttagctctaatatgcatgaacattttacgcacgcagcttccactggatccttattataattgagcttgaaagaagccacgtcactgtctttgattcgttaaggaaagatccggtggactaccaagaattgcaagacatgctaggcttgtaataattctggacctttatctctatgcaaaaatttatttcctaaattttatccctgttacactatgtcattcattattctaatccgcagcgcatggaaacaattcataaggacacacaaaggtccattcaaagaaaatcttacatggaacacagacttcccggtacgtatgaagtctgcacatttattacattgtataacacgaatagttcataacttatttttttccgcgctgaagtgcttaagacaggaacccgggaataatctatgtggctactacatctgtgagcacatgcacagttttttgggacccaagggactgaagatgacgccgcacaactttaaagtacgtaaaataaatatattactagttaattattttctagctccttatatgtatttgttcatgtaacattcacaaatttccaaattatagatgttaaatattcaacaaggactcttgaaggaagaaagagtagcggcaatatgtgaaggtctcattggattcataatggacgaggtggtagatccaagaggagaattttattacgatggacgacaattagacactcctctcagcaacaccacgacgggaaaatcgtaggaagatactttgatttatttgtatatataatacgcgctaattatgatcgatttgtactaagctagttgaattgtgtatatgaattgtgtataaggattgtgtatatatatagtaattgtataattacaaatcccattcgtttaaatactagttgatttcgttctaaaaaaatctcaactacaaggttaacaaattaaaagggccgcggtactactatacatatacgtgatgcatgcatgaaaaattcaggcgtcaccagtgccatgcaagcgcaatttagtcccggttggaattgagccgggactaaaggggacccctttagtcccggttgggaaatccaaccgggactaaagggaccccctttagtcccggttggtgacactaaccgggactaaagggggacctttactcccggttaaaagacccgggactaaagacccccccttttgtccctgttagtttatcccggatggatatccgagagatatgcaccctaccaaccggaactaaaggtcaattctctacccGTGTCTGCAGAGAAATTCCTGTTGCCACTACATGGCTCCGTGTCAGGTCAGGACGGAGCAAAGCGGATCGAAGGCACAGGCTCGTGCTTCCTAATCCTCAGTCTCTGACCTGTGCGTTCTTCACTTCTTCGGCTGCATTTTTAATTTCTCGGCGACTTTACAGGGTGATCTGGAGCTCCGTACGAATTAGGAATCGTGATTCGTGACATGTCCCTGACGCTCTCTTTCGTTcaactttcctttttttccctgaGCACCTGTACAGAACAGCTGCAACCAAAGGGGTATACGACTACTGGCTGCTGCATCGCGAGGGGACACGCGGTAAAGCTGCACAGTGAATTTGTCGCTCGCCTCGGTTCATCGGTCGCCATGAAAAAGCTGCTGTGTGGTTACAGCGTTTTGTTTTACTGAAGCCGGTGAAAAGTGTTTTCCCCTAAAAGTACTCAAATTTTGGCTTCGCATCCTGTCTCGAGTGGCTCCAGTGCCGGATCCACCATCGATAAAAAGTGAACTGGTCTCGTCGTAACCAAAAGATCCAAAACCACCAGGTCATTGAGCACATCGAATGGATAAAGTTCGAGCGTTGCTCGATCAAGAAACAATCGATTTATATTATTACGGCGTTCATTTAGCAATATTTATAGGAATAGTTCGACATTATGCAAAATAGACCTAATAAATAGACATTTTAAAAAGACACGAACCTGCATCCGCTTAGGTTTAACCCATTTAGTCAAATTTATTGATTGCTACAGACACGGATTTGATGCGACTTCTACCTTGCTCGTCACCATCGTAGCCACGGTCCATCACAACTACTTGACACCAACCACTTATCGTGTCTTCTTCATCAAATCCGCCACGGTCAAGCtctaccgccaccaccaccttctcgCTCGACTCCGGCAGGGGAGCCCTCGCCGCCAACACTAACCACAGGGCGGAGCTTCATGCAGATCAAGGTGGGCAGCGACCCCCTGCCATTTGCAATTTTTCTATAGATGCTAAAGATACTAGTGTTTGCATCGCCCCTTGACAAAGTGACAATGAGCTCAAGCTCCGCCACTCACTAACCACACCACTCTCACTACCTGCATTGCTCAACCGTCTTTCTCCACTATCGCGGCGGGGAGTCGGCCTCGCCGCCTTGCCATCCTACCCACCCAACGCGACCATAGTCGGACCGACGAGCTCCTGAGCAACCTTTCAAAGCATGGTTGACGATTTTTTTACTTGGCTAAGCACCAGGATGGGGGGCTGCTCCACGCTGGAGCAAAATGacatgaatgttttttttttttgaaagatgaCATGAATGCTAAGTTGGTGACATGTCCTTCAAGCTGCTTTCAGGAATGGATATACGTTTGGTCCTGCTAACCCCGAACCCTACACTCGCTGCTGTTGTTCATAGATTGGTCATAAAAAATTCAGATGTGTGGAAGATGAAAAAATAACCCAACTATTATAGCTTGTCCAAGTATTTATCTTGACAACATGATATATAGCTGGAGCTAGGCCGAGCTCCGGACGGTAAATTTTTGAAGCAGCAAAGCTACGCTGCTGCAGCAGCGTTTTGGCCGCCGACGCTTTTCGCTGACCGGCCGACAATTTACGTTCGAACGTGGAAAAGCAAGCCCTAGCCCAGCAGGAATTCTGATCCATCCCTCCCAACCCCAAAGGCTGCCGCGCCTCCCTGACGCAAAGCAACGCAGCGATCAGCCACAGGCGCCGTGTCGCTCGCTCCCATGTCCCCGCGACGCGACGTGCCTCCCTCCCTTGCCGTTGCCCGACCCGAACACTCGCTTCGGCTCCGGCCAACCGGAAGCCCGTGTTTCCACGTCGCGCGAGGCGCCAAAACAACCGTCGTCGCGGGCGCCCGCGCTGACGCCAGCCGGCCAGCCCCGAACAAAAAGGAAGCGCGCATCGTGTCGGCGCGCGGCCCGAGCTCTGCGCCCAGCATGTCGTGGTCGACGACTCCTGGGGTTCCCCGCCGGCTCTATCGACGGCCTCCGTTTTAAAACCCCCGCCCCGCGAGGCAGCGACGCTCCCACTTCCGGCGGATCGCGAGCTTTTTAATTACGGCAGCCGCGACGCGCCGGCGTGGTCCGTTCAGTTCTTTGGGTTGTCGAGTGGTGagcgagggggcggcggagagagatggtggtggtgatgacggaggacggagaggaggagcgcccggcgccggcgccggcgtcgcggaAGAAGGAGCGGGGCCGGAGCCACAGCGAGGCCGAGCgcaagcggcggcagcggatcAACGCGCACCTCGCCACGCTCCGCACCCTCGTCCCCTCTGCGTCACGGGTACGTGCATGGGCTTTGCGAAATGATGGCTAGCTCTTGCTCCTGATACGGTGCGCCGTGGCTGACGGCTGACCCGCGCTCGTGCAGATGGACAAGGCGGCGCTGCTGGGCGAGGTGGTGCGGCACGTGCGGGAGCTGCGCGGGAAGGCGAGCGACGCGGCGAagggcgtcggcgccggcgtcatccccgggGAAGGCGACGAGGTGGGCGTCGAGGAGGACGACCGCTGGCGTCCCGCCGGTCGACActacggcggcgtcggcggtcTCGGGACGGACGCCGACGACGCCTGCGACCGCCGcctgcggccgccgcggcgcgttAGGGCGTGGGTGTGCTGCGCCGACCGACCGGGGCTCATGACCGACCTGGGCCGCGCCGTGCGGTCCGTCGGGAACGCGCGCCCCGTCCGCGCCGAGATCGCCACCGTCGGCGGGCGGACCCGCGGCGTCCTGGAGCTGGACGTCTGCTGCgatgacggcgacggcgacgtagtggcggccgccgccacggacAGAGGCAACAGGGCGGTGGCGATGTCCACGCTGCGGACGGCGCTGCGCGCCGTGCTGCTCGACCGGGAGGAGCACCTCTCCGCCGCGGAGGGGTACAAGCGGCCGCGCTTCTCGGCGCAGATCGCCGAGGTGCAGTGAACGCCGTGCTGATGCACTCGATCCTGGACTCCTGGTCTTGTCTCCAACTTGTTCGTGCTAGTCTGATTTTACGTGTCATTCAACAGTTGGTCTTTGTACTTGCAAAGAATAGTATGGTCGTATGCAGACTTGTCAGATGTACTGTTTGCGACAGTGGAATTTAGGGCATCGTGGTGCTGGTGGATTTTGCAGGGGTGTTTACCCTTTTCCCCTTGAAAATTCCTTCTCTCTCGGTCACCCAACTACAACTACATAACTTAAAACTTCTATTTTACGCCTGCCAACAGCTCATCTAAACAAATACGAACACACAACGAACCCTACACATGCACACTTCACTGAAACCTTATATACGTAGGCATTCGAACCTACTCTCACCGTCGCAAATTAGtttcatagattttattatacacttaaatatttattatgtctggatgtataattattatgtctagatgtataagtaaaagttatgaactTCAAAGCCTAAAACAACTTATACTTTAGGATAGAGAGAGTACCAAACTACACACAAATACCCATGTAAATTCTCCTGATCGGCATCCACCTCTAATTATACTATGCCATTTCCCATCGCTGCTAGACCTCCAATCGTCTACGCTGCCATGACCTTCGGGATAGGGACAATTACGTTCTATGTACACAGGAGGTCGATACGTTAGACCATTTGCTTACTGGTTGCGTCCACAGGGATACATGGTTTCGCATCCTTCGCTATGTCAACCTCCATTATTTGGTGCCGCAAGAGGAAGGGGCATTCACGGTCTGGTGGTTACAAGCTAGGAAGAGGGTGTTGAAGACCCGACACAAAGGGTTCGACACTTTGGTTGGTTGCTTGGTTGCTGTGGTGTGAGAGGAACAGGAGGGCTCATGAGCGCTCGGCTCTTCAACCCATCGCGCTGGCTCCCACCGACCTGGAGGAGGCGAGAGTCTGGGCTTCGGTAGGTTTTGTGGGATAGCAGTGGTGTTAAGTTTGAGGCGGTGAACCTCATGCACCGTGAgtatatattttgttttttgCCTTTCCATCGTTTGGCGGCTGTTTCCTCCTCGAGTCGTtggtttgtttctttctttagtTGTCTTGTAAACTTGACTCTCTCAAAAACAAGCTCAGCAcgttcttttaaaaaaaagttttagTAATTCTAAGTTTCTTACAAGTGATTAAAAACTAACAAAATTTCTTATAAACTAGGGGGTGTTAGAACTCGGGTGCTTGAAATACCATTTCATTCAACGGAGATCTCCACCTTCTGATTCGTATACTGTGCTTTACATCTTTAGTCACGCTGTGGTCCTCGCACATATGCCTTCAATAGATCAATAGCCCTCTCCCCGCCTGATTTCATCGTGGCTCCTGTCCCTCCCTTTGTAGCACTCGTTTTCATAACCTTGTCACTCTTGGGTTTGGTTCAATAACGAGCTTGGGCCTAGGAACTCAGCCccagaaacaaaaacaaatagaGTTTTGATTTAAACATTCTTATATTCATAACTCGTTTGCAAAATACATGCCTTTTGTGGCTTTTTAAATGCTTTTCCTTGTTATAAGCCATGGTGGTGTGGTATAGTATggcatcttactattactaattggatgcttcttttgaagcctccacatGAAGCCACCTTGAAATCCTAGATGGACactttaaaaataaaaaaattcctataaattcttaaaaaacaaaacatctagccatcaatcgaCCGACTCAAATCACCATAGTCATTGGATCTattgtgttttctaaaaaattacccacctaaacaattaaaaaatagcttaaagtaaccctctaaatctatatctaaattacctacatgtgccattatataaaataaattaaagtaatccataatcttcatcaaaattacccacttctaccgttataaaattaatttaaaataaccctaaatttgcaactaaattacccaccactaatacttcaaaaaataattaaaataacCCATTAagtttgcatctatattacctacatatgctattattaaaaataacataaggtaataaccctaaatttgaatccaaattaccttaattaaaaatatacaccaatatatgatacTAAATCGTCGATTTCTTACCCTATtggtatataatataataattaaggtatatacgcatgatgtgtatGTTACCATTTGTACAAATacagaggaagtgatgagaataaaAATTTCTATGTtcaaattatagctcaaactcaGGGtaaattaaacaaattcaagcgcatacttgtgatgcaaagtgaaaatttAAAGATTGTAAATATGGATGCAAACATTACAGAGTAATTACTAATGAAAATCTATTACACTCgaatgaagataataagtataagtattgtgttcgaatatttaacaaataagaGGTAGCTCAAGGTATTAGTTTTGTAGGAATGTGATCTCATTTTTTGTCTATTgcagactccgcattagttctcaCGAGACACGCTTGAAAATAAAGATAAATCCTAGAAATCCTCATAAAAATTATAAACATCAAACGTCAATCCTATTAACTCTAATAATcagtcattggtctattatattttctaaaaaattacccaccactattattgtgaaatattctaaaataaaccctaaaaattataaaaaataatctaaagtaacccataatcctcatccaatttactcatgcatttTGTTATAAagaacttaaaatgtcattctaaatttgtatctaagttacccacatgtgtcattattaaaataacctaatttaaacacctaaatctgaatctaattatcttcatgtgcatcgtACAGAAATATCCAatagtaaactaatatatgattctaaattacctatttatgtcattgtgaATATAAAAATGTTAAGTTAAGATATATACgtatgatgagtgtcaccatgtagatcatttatacatgtatgtgaggaaatgatgaaaaatattggttTTTATGcaaaacacaatgtatggaggtatGATACAACTGAAAAAAGTGTGCATGtagatgaaaaagtgtatagagtaattaataattaaaaatcaatcataatTGGACAAAagtaagtacacatctatatgagtattatgatgaagtattgaaaaaatgagtagtaggtaaacaattttaattattagttaagagtttaatttctaaataattttcaaatacaaaagCTTTTAACAACGTTAGCCCATGCGAGAGCACGAGTTACTGGACTAGTGTCAAGTAATCGAAGTTCTGAATGTAACTCCACCATAGTGGAACTCGATGCTGCCGTATAGCCATAGCGAAAGGTGGAACGTTAAAATCGCACGTCCCTTTACCCAATAACTAGAGTGCAACGTGAATGAGGCTCTCACtcaattttttaatataatatttaaaaattaaaatgattcAACAGTAAACTTGTTTATTGAATTTCTCGGCAGCGAGCATTTCAAAAGTTCAGAGCAACAAATCCAACAACTGGACCGTCCATCAGTTCAACAATTGAGCAAGAAGTTCCCAACTCCCTGAACTACACCCGCAAAGCGCATTGGCCGCTAAACAACCAAGCCCAGGTGAGTTCAGAAGCCAGCGCACAGGTCAACAACCAACGATACCACTGCTCCTGGCCTCTGGATCACCTGACCACATACTGCTATAAATAGTTCCAGCATCAGGAGCTTCGCAGAATCACAAGTAACACCAAAGATCAACACATTTATAGTAGCcccctgcaactgcaaggagAAAGTTTCCTGATTCGCTTACCATGGCTCGTCATGGACCTCTTCTCGTTCTGCTGCTAGCCTTGACAGCCCTCAATAACAGCTTCGCAGCTCGCCATCTTTTGGACACAGAAGCTGCGCCAGAGGCCGCACCAGCTCAGCCATCCACACCAGCAGTTCCAACCACACTGCCCCCAGTGCCTTCCATACCAGCAGTTCCAACCACACTGCCTCCAGTTCCTTCCATTCCGCTACCAGCGATGCCAAAGATGGCAATCCCACCAATTCCATCCATTCCCATTCCAAAGGTCACCCTGCCACCAGCAGCCGCTGGTGCCATCCCATCTCTACCAAACATCCCTGCAGTGCCAGTCACACTGCCACCAATTCCCTCAATCCCCACTACCATGCCATCGATTCCAACCACGATGCCAACAACAATCCCTACCATTCCAGGTCTCCAGGTGCCTCCCATTCCATTCACCGCCCCACCCCCACAAACCAGCAGCCCTTGAAGTTGGTAGCAGGAGACTTCTATTTATTTCTGTTAGTCAGGAATTTGATTTGTCATATGTGGTCACTATCAGTATGTCTGTCATGTTTGTTCTGCTATTTGGGTGATACTGGCTAGCATTTTGTGTGATTGTGAATGCAGCCAGTAGATTGTACCATTTTGTCTTCTGTTAATAAAGTATTACTCGTTTTGATACATTGCTTAGCTTTCAGATAAGACTTCAAGTGGATTAGATATGATTCGTTTGAGCAACCCTGAAGCAGTAGAGGCATGTAGATAATATGGCAAAAATCTAAGTATCATGATAATGCTACTATAACATGGAAATGGACAACTGGAAGACAAGATTCCCATCATGGTAACACAATTAACTGAGAGAAGAATCACCAATTTGACAACAATTAGTCACAAAGATCATGAATCTTACACTGTGAAATCAAAAGATAGAGACTATACAGGGTAAATTGGGGGGCAATTCAATATGGTCTAGCAGTTAGCTCAAACAAGGTGCCAAATATTTCTGGTGCCTACATGCTGGCCGAAAAATAAGCCTTGAAGATTCCAGAACAAAGTAGGAAGGGACATGAGTATCAAAGCAGGAGAGCATGAAGAACTATCTTGCAAATACAGAGGATTTGAGTGTCTCCATACTTACACTGAACTAGCAGAAGCTGTACCAGTTGCAACTTACACACTGCAACTGAAAAATAATCCTTGTCCCTGCCTCCCATTTATAGAAACAGTTCTATTTTCCTGCTACAAGCTGAATTCACTGCACTTCCAAG containing:
- the LOC117861362 gene encoding transcription factor bHLH30, whose product is MVVVMTEDGEEERPAPAPASRKKERGRSHSEAERKRRQRINAHLATLRTLVPSASRMDKAALLGEVVRHVRELRGKASDAAKGVGAGVIPGEGDEVGVEEDDRWRPAGRHYGGVGGLGTDADDACDRRLRPPRRVRAWVCCADRPGLMTDLGRAVRSVGNARPVRAEIATVGGRTRGVLELDVCCDDGDGDVVAAAATDRGNRAVAMSTLRTALRAVLLDREEHLSAAEGYKRPRFSAQIAEVQ
- the LOC117860563 gene encoding uncharacterized protein, which produces MARHGPLLVLLLALTALNNSFAARHLLDTEAAPEAAPAQPSTPAVPTTLPPVPSIPAVPTTLPPVPSIPLPAMPKMAIPPIPSIPIPKVTLPPAAAGAIPSLPNIPAVPVTLPPIPSIPTTMPSIPTTMPTTIPTIPGLQVPPIPFTAPPPQTSSP